A region from the Pseudopipra pipra isolate bDixPip1 chromosome 8, bDixPip1.hap1, whole genome shotgun sequence genome encodes:
- the SPRN gene encoding shadow of prion protein produces the protein MRRSAAACWALVLLAAAFCDTAAGKGGRGGARGAARGAARGAARARPRAAVPRYGSAGAALRVAGAAAAGAAAGVAAGAALRRARLSGELQAGDGVEYRDGNWTAAASAWTSAAPAGTAPGRALPWLCPLAALLRR, from the coding sequence ATGCGGCGGAGCGCGGCGGCGTGCTGGGCGCTGGTGCTGTTGGCCGCCGCCTTCTGCGACACGGCGGCGGGCaagggcgggcgcggcggcgccCGGGGGGCGGCCCGCGgagcggcgcggggggcggccCGCGCCCGGCCCAGGGCGGCCGTGCCCCGGTACGGCTCTGCCGGGGCCGCCCTGCGCGtggccggggcggcggcggcgggggcggcggccggcgtggcggcgggggcggccctgCGCCGGGCGCGGCTCTCCGGGGAGCTGCAGGCGGGGGACGGCGTCGAGTACCGCGACGGCAACTGGACGGCGGCCGCCAGCGCCTGGACCTCCGCCGCGCCCGCCGGgaccgcgccgggccgggcgctgccctggctctgcccgCTGGCCGCGCTCCTCCGCCGCTGA